The Cohnella abietis genome has a segment encoding these proteins:
- a CDS encoding AtpZ/AtpI family protein, whose protein sequence is MANSPQRTPQDDNPWRAAGLVMAIGAELAILIGLGWWLGVMYDDSNGTEYGYLTGFIVGLIAGIGSAVGLIRKYAGGKKL, encoded by the coding sequence GTGGCGAATTCCCCGCAACGGACCCCGCAAGATGATAATCCTTGGCGGGCAGCCGGACTCGTTATGGCCATCGGCGCAGAGCTAGCCATATTAATCGGTCTCGGTTGGTGGTTAGGCGTTATGTATGATGATAGCAACGGCACTGAGTACGGTTATTTGACCGGATTCATTGTTGGACTGATTGCGGGAATCGGTTCTGCCGTAGGGCTTATCCGCAAATATGCGGGGGGCAAGAAGTTATGA
- a CDS encoding F0F1 ATP synthase subunit delta has product MSRGTVVAKRYAKALFQLAQQKGLVAETETQLKLIVDVVESNADFRAFLAAPNITFEIKKQTLVQAFGAEASPIVLNLVSLLIERGREGELSAVLTAYLQVAGEVLGRADAHVITAQAMTDSENSKLAEKFGALLGKTIRVTNSVNPELLGGLTIRIGDTLYDGSLKGKLERLDKALQSAAI; this is encoded by the coding sequence ATGAGCCGCGGTACGGTAGTAGCGAAGCGTTACGCCAAAGCGCTGTTCCAGCTTGCACAGCAAAAGGGACTCGTAGCGGAAACAGAAACTCAGCTAAAATTAATCGTTGATGTCGTGGAAAGCAATGCCGATTTTCGCGCATTCCTTGCGGCACCTAACATTACTTTTGAGATTAAGAAGCAAACACTTGTTCAAGCCTTTGGTGCAGAAGCTTCCCCAATCGTCCTTAACTTGGTCAGCTTGCTGATTGAACGTGGACGTGAAGGTGAATTGTCTGCAGTGTTGACCGCTTATCTGCAGGTTGCGGGTGAAGTATTAGGTCGCGCAGACGCTCATGTGATTACTGCTCAGGCTATGACTGACAGTGAGAATTCCAAATTAGCGGAAAAATTCGGTGCCTTGCTTGGCAAGACCATTCGGGTGACGAACTCAGTAAATCCTGAATTGTTAGGTGGGCTTACTATACGTATTGGCGATACGCTATACGATGGAAGCCTTAAAGGTAAGCTGGAACGTCTGGATAAAGCACTGCAATCGGCAGCTATTTAA
- the atpF gene encoding F0F1 ATP synthase subunit B — translation MLESIVWSNFFVQLVAFVILFLLLQRYAFKPLFDIMEKRRQMVLEQMNSAEKNRTEADQYIEEQKQALQQARKEAFEIVEQSKSMGSRQADEIIKAAQNESTRLKEDALRDIEAEKNNAIASLKAQVSGLSVQIASKIIEKQVDEQSQKQLVDKYLQDVGNKS, via the coding sequence GTGTTAGAAAGTATTGTGTGGAGCAACTTTTTCGTCCAATTGGTTGCTTTCGTGATATTGTTCCTCCTGCTGCAACGTTATGCATTCAAACCGTTGTTTGACATTATGGAGAAGCGTCGCCAGATGGTTCTGGAGCAAATGAACAGTGCTGAGAAAAATCGGACAGAAGCGGATCAATATATCGAAGAGCAGAAGCAAGCTCTTCAGCAAGCTCGCAAGGAAGCTTTTGAAATCGTTGAGCAATCGAAGTCCATGGGATCTAGACAAGCTGATGAAATTATTAAAGCTGCACAGAACGAGTCTACTCGACTTAAAGAGGATGCGCTTCGTGACATCGAAGCTGAGAAAAACAATGCAATTGCATCGTTGAAAGCACAGGTTAGCGGCTTGTCCGTCCAGATCGCTTCCAAAATTATCGAGAAACAAGTTGATGAGCAATCTCAGAAGCAGCTTGTTGATAAATATTTGCAAGACGTAGGGAATAAGTCATGA
- the atpD gene encoding F0F1 ATP synthase subunit beta translates to MSKGRVVQILGPVVDIEFDHGHLPDILNAIKIEAKADSANGRDISLTVEVATHLGDNLVRAVAMSSTDGLVRGTEATDLGVPITVPVGPATLGRVFNVLGDSIDGKGVVDRTHANPIHRAAPTFEELTTQTEMLETGIKVVDLLAPYTKGGKIGLFGGAGVGKTVLMQELIHNIASEHGGISVFAGVGERTREGNDLYHEMTESGVIAKLAMVFGQMNEPPGARMRVALTGLTMAEYFRDQEGRDVLLFVDNIFRFTQAGSEVSALLGRMPSAVGYQPTLATEMGQLQERITSTKKGSVTSIQAIYVPADDYTDPAPATAFAHLDATTNLDRNIAAMGIFPAVDPLASSSRILAPEIVGDEHYAVAQGVKKLLQRYKELQDIIAILGMDELSEEDKQVVHRARRVQLFLSQPLHVAEAFNGIPGVYAPIKDTIRSFKEILEGKHDDLPEPAFHNVGSIEDAVEKAKTLAAAV, encoded by the coding sequence ATGAGCAAAGGGCGCGTTGTTCAGATTCTGGGACCGGTTGTCGATATCGAATTCGATCACGGTCACCTGCCTGACATTCTCAATGCGATTAAAATTGAAGCTAAAGCCGATAGCGCTAACGGACGCGACATTAGCCTAACGGTTGAAGTTGCAACGCATCTTGGCGATAATCTTGTACGTGCGGTTGCAATGTCCTCCACTGATGGTTTAGTCAGAGGAACGGAAGCTACTGATCTTGGCGTACCTATCACAGTTCCTGTTGGACCTGCAACGCTTGGTCGCGTATTTAACGTATTGGGCGATTCAATCGACGGTAAGGGTGTAGTAGATCGTACACATGCTAACCCGATTCACCGTGCGGCTCCGACATTTGAAGAGCTCACAACTCAAACAGAAATGCTTGAGACGGGAATTAAAGTCGTTGATCTGCTTGCTCCTTATACTAAGGGCGGTAAGATTGGTCTATTCGGCGGTGCCGGCGTAGGTAAAACTGTCCTCATGCAAGAGCTTATTCACAACATCGCTTCCGAGCATGGCGGTATTTCTGTATTCGCCGGTGTAGGAGAGCGTACTCGTGAAGGAAACGACTTGTATCATGAAATGACAGAATCCGGTGTAATCGCGAAATTGGCCATGGTATTCGGTCAAATGAACGAGCCTCCGGGCGCACGTATGCGTGTAGCACTAACAGGTCTGACTATGGCGGAATATTTCCGTGATCAAGAAGGCCGTGACGTACTTCTGTTCGTTGATAACATCTTCCGGTTCACGCAAGCGGGCTCTGAGGTTTCCGCATTGCTCGGCCGTATGCCTTCTGCGGTTGGTTATCAGCCTACATTGGCAACTGAGATGGGTCAGCTTCAAGAGCGGATTACTTCAACTAAGAAAGGTTCTGTAACGTCGATTCAGGCGATTTACGTTCCTGCCGATGACTATACAGATCCAGCTCCAGCTACAGCGTTCGCGCATCTTGATGCGACAACGAACTTGGATCGTAACATCGCTGCGATGGGGATTTTCCCTGCGGTTGATCCACTTGCTTCCTCTTCACGGATTCTGGCTCCAGAAATCGTGGGCGATGAGCATTATGCTGTTGCACAAGGCGTTAAGAAGCTGCTTCAGCGCTACAAGGAGCTTCAAGATATTATCGCAATCCTCGGTATGGATGAGCTGTCTGAGGAAGACAAGCAAGTCGTTCACCGTGCACGTCGTGTACAATTGTTCTTGTCTCAGCCGCTACACGTTGCCGAGGCGTTCAATGGTATTCCGGGCGTATATGCTCCGATCAAAGACACGATTCGTAGCTTTAAGGAAATCCTCGAAGGCAAGCATGACGATCTTCCAGAACCGGCATTCCATAATGTTGGCTCCATTGAAGATGCCGTCGAGAAAGCGAAGACACTCGCTGCTGCGGTTTAA
- the atpG gene encoding ATP synthase F1 subunit gamma: MAKGMREIKRSIKSKQNTKQITKAMEMVAAAKLRKSQEAALAARPYTDKMKEVVSSIASGAGGSKHPMLQSRPIKRTAYLVITSDRGLAGGYNANILRKVLLTINENHKSADEYAVFVIGRKGRDFFKRRNITIVEEVTGVSDTPKFSDIKEIAAKAVQGFEAGTFDELYLAYNEFFNAITQVPTLKRLLPLGQIQASADKSEYEYEPSSEEVLNVLLPKYAETLVFSAVLEGKASEFGARMTAMGNATKNATKMIADLTLTYNRARQAAITQEIAEIVGGANAQQ, encoded by the coding sequence TTGGCTAAAGGTATGCGCGAGATTAAGCGCTCAATTAAGAGTAAGCAGAATACGAAGCAAATTACTAAAGCGATGGAAATGGTTGCAGCTGCTAAGCTGAGAAAGTCTCAGGAGGCTGCACTTGCCGCGCGTCCTTATACGGACAAGATGAAGGAAGTTGTATCTAGCATCGCTTCTGGTGCCGGTGGTAGCAAGCATCCAATGCTGCAAAGCCGTCCAATTAAGAGAACAGCTTATCTGGTTATAACATCTGACCGCGGACTCGCTGGTGGTTATAACGCAAACATCCTTCGCAAGGTATTGCTTACAATTAATGAAAATCATAAATCCGCTGATGAGTATGCTGTATTCGTCATTGGTCGTAAAGGCCGCGATTTTTTCAAGCGTCGTAATATTACGATAGTTGAAGAAGTAACCGGAGTTTCCGACACACCGAAATTCTCGGATATTAAGGAGATTGCTGCAAAGGCTGTTCAGGGCTTTGAAGCTGGAACTTTCGATGAGCTCTATCTTGCTTATAACGAGTTTTTCAATGCGATTACGCAGGTACCAACACTCAAGAGGCTACTTCCACTAGGCCAAATTCAGGCAAGCGCAGACAAATCAGAATACGAGTACGAGCCGTCTTCGGAAGAAGTTCTAAATGTCCTTCTGCCGAAATATGCGGAGACACTCGTTTTCAGCGCAGTACTTGAAGGTAAAGCTAGTGAGTTCGGAGCACGGATGACAGCAATGGGTAACGCTACGAAGAATGCGACGAAGATGATTGCAGATCTTACGCTCACGTACAACCGTGCGCGGCAAGCGGCAATTACACAAGAAATCGCAGAAATCGTCGGCGGAGCAAATGCACAGCAATAA
- a CDS encoding transposase, translated as MGEIRQRFTDEFKEQTVRYIQEQTKTIPQIAEELSIPAGTLQRWMSTHRKFENEPLLDREAIRQKDKQIHDQELEIEDLKEEIAILKKAMHIFSKERN; from the coding sequence GTGGGAGAGATCAGACAAAGGTTTACGGATGAGTTTAAAGAGCAGACGGTCAGGTACATCCAGGAGCAGACAAAGACAATACCGCAGATCGCGGAGGAGTTAAGCATTCCAGCAGGGACGCTACAGCGTTGGATGTCCACACACCGTAAGTTTGAGAATGAACCTCTGTTAGATCGGGAGGCGATCCGTCAAAAAGATAAACAGATCCACGATCAAGAACTCGAAATTGAGGATCTGAAAGAAGAAATCGCGATCTTAAAAAAGGCCATGCACATCTTCAGCAAAGAAAGGAACTAA
- the atpB gene encoding F0F1 ATP synthase subunit A has translation MKGVKSNSMDHLVPIIKVFGIEFDLAAIMMVVISSLVVFILARLAVRNLSVENPGKLQNFLEWVVEFVSSIIGMATDYKRGRVYLGLGLALIMYIFVSNMLGLPFGIVTEAHDNHIPVVLGQELIIRGEAPEHMAWLWWKSPTADMAMTMALALTVIGLSHIQGLRHNRKHYLKHYFQPWPFFLPINLIETAAKPLTLGLRLYGNIYAGEVMIGIILGMGWFGIPALIVWQGFSIFVGAIQAFVFTMLTMVYIGQASIHEEGH, from the coding sequence ATGAAAGGGGTGAAAAGCAATAGTATGGATCATTTAGTACCCATTATTAAGGTTTTTGGCATCGAATTCGATTTAGCGGCCATTATGATGGTTGTAATATCCAGCTTAGTCGTCTTCATTCTTGCCAGACTGGCCGTACGCAATTTATCGGTTGAAAATCCGGGTAAGCTGCAGAATTTCTTGGAATGGGTCGTCGAATTCGTGTCGAGTATTATTGGCATGGCAACCGATTACAAGAGAGGTCGAGTCTATCTAGGCCTTGGCTTAGCGCTGATTATGTACATTTTTGTCAGCAATATGCTTGGATTGCCATTCGGGATCGTTACCGAAGCGCATGATAATCATATTCCAGTTGTCCTTGGGCAGGAGCTTATTATTAGGGGAGAAGCGCCTGAGCATATGGCTTGGTTATGGTGGAAATCGCCAACAGCTGATATGGCAATGACAATGGCGCTTGCATTGACGGTCATTGGATTGTCTCATATTCAAGGCTTACGCCACAACCGCAAGCACTATCTTAAGCACTATTTTCAACCGTGGCCTTTCTTCCTGCCTATCAATTTAATTGAGACAGCTGCGAAGCCACTGACGTTAGGTCTTCGTCTATATGGTAATATCTACGCGGGCGAAGTGATGATCGGTATCATCTTGGGTATGGGTTGGTTCGGTATACCGGCACTGATTGTATGGCAGGGCTTCAGTATATTCGTCGGCGCTATTCAGGCATTCGTGTTTACAATGTTAACTATGGTTTACATCGGTCAAGCTAGTATTCACGAAGAAGGACATTAA
- the atpE gene encoding F0F1 ATP synthase subunit C — MVYGLLAAAIVFGLGAFGASIGNGMIFSKTIEGISRQPELRGSLQTTAFIGVGLVEALPIISLVLAFILMGQAE, encoded by the coding sequence ATGGTATACGGTCTTTTAGCAGCAGCAATTGTTTTTGGTCTTGGTGCGTTTGGTGCAAGTATTGGTAACGGTATGATCTTCAGCAAAACAATCGAAGGTATTTCCCGTCAGCCTGAGCTTCGTGGTTCTTTGCAAACGACTGCATTCATCGGTGTTGGTCTCGTTGAGGCATTGCCGATCATCTCTCTAGTTCTTGCGTTTATCTTGATGGGTCAAGCTGAGTAG
- the atpA gene encoding F0F1 ATP synthase subunit alpha — protein sequence MSIKPEEISTLIKQQIEQYQSDIQVVDVGTVIQVGDGIARVHGLEKCMAGELLEFSNGVVGMALNLEEDNVGVVIMGPFTGIREGDQVKRTGRIMEVPVGEAMLGRVVNALGQPVDGNGPIKTTKTRPVESPAPGVMDRKSVHEPMQTGIKAIDAMIPIGRGQRELIIGDRQTGKTTIAIDTIVNQKGNGVICIYVAIGQKQSTVRGVVETLRKHGALDYTIVVTAGASEPAPLLYLAPYTGCSMGEEFMYNGKHVLIIYDDLTKQASAYRELSLLLRRPPGREAYPGDVFYLHSRLLERAAKLSDELGGGSMTALPFIETQAGDVSAYIPTNVISITDGQIFLEADLFYSGQRPAVNVGISVSRVGSSAQIKAMKKVAGTLKTDLAQYRELAAFAQFGSDLDKVTKSRLDRGIRTLEILKQGVNQPLSVERQVVSLYIVTKGHTDAIPVQDVRRFEAEFLSYVDANRPEIFSSIRDTKDLTPETDKSLVDAIAAFKKSFAVTA from the coding sequence TTGAGCATCAAGCCCGAAGAAATCAGTACATTGATTAAACAACAGATCGAGCAATATCAATCCGATATTCAAGTCGTTGACGTAGGTACCGTCATCCAGGTCGGAGACGGAATCGCACGGGTTCATGGCTTGGAGAAATGTATGGCCGGTGAATTGCTTGAGTTTTCTAATGGAGTTGTGGGCATGGCCCTCAACCTTGAGGAAGATAATGTTGGTGTCGTCATCATGGGTCCATTCACAGGTATTCGTGAAGGTGATCAAGTAAAGAGAACGGGTCGTATTATGGAAGTTCCTGTCGGCGAAGCTATGCTCGGACGCGTTGTAAACGCTCTTGGTCAGCCTGTTGATGGTAATGGCCCGATTAAAACGACTAAAACTCGTCCAGTTGAATCTCCGGCTCCAGGCGTTATGGATCGGAAGTCTGTACACGAGCCAATGCAAACGGGTATTAAAGCTATCGATGCTATGATTCCAATCGGTCGCGGCCAACGGGAGCTCATCATCGGTGACCGTCAAACGGGTAAAACGACGATTGCTATCGATACAATCGTTAACCAAAAGGGTAACGGAGTAATTTGTATTTACGTTGCTATCGGACAGAAGCAATCTACTGTTCGTGGCGTTGTAGAAACTCTTCGTAAGCATGGCGCTCTTGATTATACAATTGTTGTTACTGCAGGTGCTTCGGAGCCTGCTCCACTCTTGTACCTCGCACCTTATACAGGCTGTTCGATGGGCGAGGAATTCATGTATAACGGTAAACACGTTCTGATCATCTATGATGATTTAACTAAGCAAGCATCTGCGTATCGTGAGCTTTCCTTGTTGCTCCGTCGTCCTCCGGGCCGCGAAGCTTATCCAGGAGACGTGTTCTATCTTCACTCCCGTCTGTTAGAGCGTGCAGCTAAGCTGAGTGATGAATTAGGCGGCGGTTCTATGACTGCATTGCCATTCATCGAGACGCAAGCGGGCGATGTATCTGCTTATATTCCGACCAACGTTATTTCCATTACCGATGGTCAAATCTTCCTTGAAGCTGATCTGTTCTATTCCGGTCAACGTCCAGCGGTTAACGTTGGTATCTCCGTATCCCGGGTAGGTAGCTCCGCACAAATCAAAGCAATGAAAAAGGTTGCGGGTACGCTCAAAACCGACCTTGCACAATATCGTGAGCTAGCAGCCTTCGCACAATTCGGCTCCGATCTCGATAAAGTTACGAAATCGCGTCTGGATCGTGGTATCCGTACGCTTGAAATTCTTAAGCAAGGCGTTAACCAACCTCTTTCGGTTGAACGCCAAGTCGTATCCTTGTACATCGTGACTAAAGGTCACACAGATGCGATTCCTGTTCAAGACGTTCGTCGTTTCGAAGCGGAATTCTTATCTTATGTGGATGCGAACCGTCCAGAAATCTTCAGCTCCATTCGTGATACTAAAGATTTGACACCTGAAACTGACAAATCCTTAGTAGACGCAATTGCAGCATTTAAGAAGAGCTTTGCCGTTACGGCGTAA
- a CDS encoding F0F1 ATP synthase subunit epsilon, producing MSTLRLEIVTPERKVYEKDVNMVVVKGIAGELGIMPQHIPLVTPLKVAPVKAKIGNENEFIAVHGGFMEVRKDKVVILAEAAELGSDIDVSRARLAKERAERRLAQKQNDINAHRAELALQRAISRLESLGEKYHM from the coding sequence ATGAGTACCTTACGGTTAGAAATCGTGACTCCGGAGCGCAAGGTTTACGAGAAAGACGTGAACATGGTTGTCGTCAAAGGTATTGCGGGTGAGCTAGGTATTATGCCACAGCATATTCCATTGGTAACACCATTGAAGGTCGCTCCGGTTAAAGCAAAGATCGGTAATGAGAATGAGTTCATCGCCGTTCACGGTGGTTTTATGGAAGTGCGCAAAGATAAAGTAGTTATTCTTGCAGAAGCAGCTGAGCTTGGATCGGACATTGATGTCTCACGTGCCCGCTTAGCCAAAGAACGCGCAGAACGCCGTCTTGCGCAGAAGCAGAATGATATTAATGCTCATCGCGCAGAGCTAGCACTACAACGTGCGATTAGCCGTTTGGAATCTCTCGGCGAAAAGTACCATATGTAG
- a CDS encoding ATP synthase subunit I, which yields MMDDLPVVTRKISRIMFFFLFLGCLGWAIRPELKAVFGGFLIGALGSLLFTWQLAWKIVRIADMAVGGRRARGFGFMTRAALALLAAVISVRTLGYNPAATVAGLIMAPMATLVLGLTSIRRMRGGHPSDERGEKQ from the coding sequence ATGATGGATGATTTACCAGTAGTTACGCGCAAGATCAGTCGTATTATGTTCTTTTTTTTGTTCTTAGGTTGCTTAGGCTGGGCCATTCGTCCAGAGCTTAAGGCAGTCTTCGGTGGCTTTCTAATTGGAGCGTTAGGTAGTCTTCTGTTTACGTGGCAGCTTGCTTGGAAAATCGTTCGTATAGCGGACATGGCAGTCGGGGGAAGAAGAGCCCGCGGATTCGGATTTATGACCCGTGCAGCGCTCGCCTTACTCGCAGCTGTAATCTCGGTACGAACGCTTGGTTACAATCCGGCGGCAACAGTAGCAGGTTTAATTATGGCTCCAATGGCAACACTCGTACTGGGTTTAACGTCCATTCGCCGCATGCGTGGTGGACATCCCTCCGATGAAAGGGGTGAAAAGCAATAG